A window of the Chiloscyllium plagiosum isolate BGI_BamShark_2017 chromosome 13, ASM401019v2, whole genome shotgun sequence genome harbors these coding sequences:
- the LOC122556036 gene encoding uncharacterized protein PB18E9.04c-like, translating to MPTESSSTSVPSTTTTTASTSMTSPVDTSEPTSTQTSTPPITGTSSVSTSTPAESSSTPVQSTNTTPTSISTNPPTSTSEPTGTSSVSTTAPAESSSTSVPSTITTSTSTTPPTSTSEPTATSSALTLPTETASSVQPTTTIPTSTSTTPPTSTSEPTSTQTSTQPATASTSRISIPTSTKSSLTPLPSTTTITTFTSITPPASTPEPTSAQTSTPATATTSSALTLPAETSSSVQSTTTIPTSTSTTPPTNTSEPTSAQTSTQPATTSTSSVFTSTPTESSSVSVHSTTTIPTSSSTNPPTSTSEPTGTQTSTPPITNTSSTLTTSVEATSSPVQSLSTKSNFTFTTAPTSTPEPRRTQSSTQPKTTQRKVILRFTVTSEDVNLADQQIREKVLQNLQFLAQKIIVEGMTRGQ from the exons GTACATCAAGTGTTTCTACATCTACTCCTGCTGAATCATCTTCAACACCTGTACAATCAACAAATACAACACCAACCTCCATTTCTACAAATCCACCAACAAGTACATCAGAACCAACAG GTACATCAAGTGTTTCAACAACTGCTCCTGCTGAATCATCTTCAACATCTGTACCATCAACAATAACAACTTCtacatccacaactccaccaacaagTACATCAGAACCAACAG CTACCTCAAGTGCTTTGACTCTTCCAACTGAAACAGCTTCATCTGTACAACCAACAACTACAATACCAACCTCTacgtccaccactccaccaacaaGTACATCAGAACCAACAAGCACACAGACTTCTACTCAGCCAGCAACAGCAA GTACATCAAGAATTTCAATACCTACTTCTACTAAATCATCTTTAACACCTCTACCATCAACAACTACAATAACAACCTTCACATCCATAACTCCACCAGCAAGTACACCAGAACCAACAAGTGCGCAGACTTCCACTCCAGCAACAGCAA CTACCTCAAGTGCTTTGACTCTTCCAGCTGAAACATCTTCATCTGTACAATCAACAACTACAATACCAACCTCTacatccaccactccaccaacaaATACATCAGAACCAACAAGTGCGCAGACTTCCACTCAGCCAGCAACAACAA GTACATCAAGTGTTTTCACATCTACTCCTACTGAATCATCTTCAGTATCTGTACATTCAACAACTACAATACCAACCTCCtcatccacaaatccaccaacaagTACATCAGAACCAACAGGTACGCAGACTTCCACTCCACCAATAACAA ATACCTCAAGTACTTTGACTACATCTGTTGAAGCAACTTCTTCACCTGTCCAATCATTAAGTACAAAATCCAACTTCACATTCACAACAGCACCAACAAGTACACCAGAACCAAGAAGGACACAGAGTTCCACTCAGCCAAAAACAA CACAACGCAAAGTAATCCTAAGGTTTACTGTCACAAGTGAGGACGTGAATTTAGCTGATCAACAAATAAGAGAGAAAGTTCTTCAAAATCTTCAATTCCTCGCCCAGAAAATAATAG ttGAAGGAATGACAAGAGGTCAGTGA